In Bacillus sp. NP247, one DNA window encodes the following:
- a CDS encoding CBO0543 family protein, protein MSSSERKNDFLALIITVFFSAIIGTCLDAFFVNKQLYSFPVRPFSSIFSVNIAFTLFVLPILTASFIQVSKKLSTASRTLFIFSIGICASIFEQVAERLGLFVHSADWNHTYSLFGYMIFHSFIWKVYNWLQK, encoded by the coding sequence ATGTCCTCCTCCGAGAGGAAGAATGACTTTCTAGCTTTAATAATTACAGTTTTTTTCTCTGCTATTATTGGAACTTGTTTAGATGCTTTCTTTGTTAATAAACAACTATATTCCTTTCCAGTTAGGCCCTTCTCATCCATATTTTCAGTTAACATAGCTTTTACGTTGTTTGTACTGCCGATTTTAACAGCCTCTTTTATACAAGTTTCAAAAAAATTATCTACAGCTTCTAGAACTCTATTTATTTTTTCAATAGGTATTTGTGCTAGTATTTTTGAGCAAGTTGCTGAGAGATTAGGTTTATTTGTACATAGTGCAGATTGGAACCATACATATTCTTTATTTGGTTATATGATTTTCCATTCTTTTATTTGGAAAGTATATAATTGGTTACAAAAATAA
- a CDS encoding DUF6572 domain-containing protein: MKNKKGCKKYMNGDEAIDNQNTLFLSIVDTLDWKDEEAHVLHLYEAINQYRAYVEGKKVDRIKPALETRTRHVIQVFAQYECSEYGNDFYELIKDLLQDIGLELNIYINNSKHIYI, from the coding sequence ATGAAAAATAAAAAAGGGTGTAAGAAGTATATGAATGGTGATGAAGCAATAGATAATCAAAATACGCTATTTCTTTCGATTGTTGATACGCTGGATTGGAAAGATGAAGAAGCGCATGTGTTGCACCTCTATGAGGCAATAAATCAATATCGAGCGTATGTGGAAGGAAAAAAGGTTGATCGAATAAAGCCAGCACTAGAGACAAGAACTAGGCATGTGATTCAAGTTTTTGCTCAGTATGAGTGTAGTGAGTATGGAAATGATTTTTATGAACTCATCAAAGATCTTTTACAAGATATAGGACTTGAGTTGAATATTTACATAAATAATAGTAAGCATATTTACATTTGA
- a CDS encoding DUF2515 domain-containing protein has protein sequence MYQSNSNNTYNEASKALPLSLFDVKNELKLKCKLIHSGTMYKLTKEEQLIIDNIKAQTKQLNKNNVTRTRAYYQFYIQYPEIHWALLGHMVSRNGGWNMTDLKGDLYTRILSEKEQITFFSFLERGNWLIFQDIYPQFLLYEQSVKRSQRLFHLLPHLNVSTFMETMWNDFWKTGNKKTLAIATIINEQNYLEKRVIQNVHFKKTVLNSIGFKLFDFFQFNHILFPFYENDKKQKVLLFGDTMKHFTSLHERILIGKRLYSLLFRDTHILSQIISWAEHHPHTGSRKDYWPHLFSSVNESFFREFYKRRIKKCQLRSGAYRIYSPALIYAWRDMKHEEDESKDWFTDWQVVNYLVDKEESISGQISEDYCKTLEKIELALLAKKNVLLREEE, from the coding sequence ATGTACCAAAGCAACTCAAATAATACATATAACGAAGCTTCCAAAGCACTTCCTCTCTCCCTATTTGATGTGAAAAATGAGTTAAAACTAAAATGCAAACTCATTCATTCTGGAACCATGTATAAATTAACGAAAGAAGAGCAACTCATCATCGACAACATAAAAGCACAAACAAAACAACTAAATAAAAATAATGTAACAAGAACACGTGCATACTACCAATTTTACATTCAATATCCAGAAATACATTGGGCACTACTTGGGCATATGGTATCACGTAACGGTGGTTGGAATATGACCGATTTAAAGGGAGATTTATATACGAGAATTTTATCTGAGAAAGAGCAAATTACATTTTTTTCTTTCTTAGAAAGAGGAAATTGGCTCATTTTCCAAGATATATATCCTCAATTTTTGCTATATGAACAGAGTGTAAAAAGATCACAAAGGCTATTTCACCTTCTCCCTCACCTAAATGTTTCTACATTTATGGAAACGATGTGGAACGATTTTTGGAAAACAGGTAACAAAAAAACATTAGCGATTGCAACTATTATTAATGAACAAAACTACTTAGAAAAAAGAGTTATTCAAAATGTACACTTTAAAAAGACTGTACTAAATAGTATTGGATTTAAACTCTTTGATTTCTTTCAGTTTAATCATATCCTTTTCCCATTCTACGAAAATGATAAGAAACAAAAAGTATTACTATTTGGTGATACAATGAAGCATTTTACGTCCTTGCATGAACGAATCTTAATTGGAAAAAGATTGTATTCACTATTATTTCGGGATACACATATTTTATCTCAAATAATAAGTTGGGCCGAGCATCATCCACACACAGGCTCAAGGAAAGATTACTGGCCTCATTTATTTTCAAGTGTAAATGAATCTTTTTTCCGTGAGTTTTATAAACGCCGAATAAAGAAGTGCCAGTTGCGTAGTGGCGCATATCGTATATACAGTCCTGCACTCATCTACGCATGGCGCGATATGAAACATGAAGAAGATGAAAGTAAAGATTGGTTTACTGATTGGCAAGTTGTAAATTACTTAGTTGATAAGGAGGAAAGTATAAGTGGACAAATTTCAGAAGACTACTGCAAAACACTCGAAAAAATTGAACTTGCCCTTCTCGCAAAGAAAAATGTCCTCCTCCGAGAGGAAGAATGA
- a CDS encoding alpha/beta fold hydrolase translates to MNIYFEYKNRKIFYNIEGSGPVILFLHGLGGNSNNWLYQRQYFKESWTVVSIDLPGHGKSEGLEISFKKYSNVLYELCNYLKLQKVVICGLSKGARVGIDFAIQYPSYVSSLIVVNAFPYLEPEDRKERLEVYDLLSLHDNGKTWADTLLKAMGVEDNEIIVRGFYQSLLSINPVHIQRLFAELVDYDQRPFLSNISCPALIIRGENDDFVPEKYVREFEKHLKNTTFIEFENSGHLPYLEQPTSFNMTVETFLNHALN, encoded by the coding sequence ATGAATATATATTTTGAATATAAGAATCGAAAGATTTTTTACAATATAGAAGGATCGGGTCCTGTCATATTGTTTTTACACGGTCTTGGAGGAAACTCAAATAATTGGTTATATCAAAGGCAATATTTTAAGGAAAGTTGGACAGTGGTTTCAATTGATTTACCTGGACATGGGAAATCTGAAGGACTAGAAATTAGCTTTAAAAAATACTCAAATGTTTTGTATGAGTTATGCAATTATTTAAAGTTACAAAAAGTAGTCATTTGTGGTCTTTCAAAGGGGGCTAGAGTAGGAATTGATTTTGCTATTCAATATCCAAGTTATGTTTCTAGCTTAATTGTTGTAAATGCATTTCCCTATTTGGAACCAGAAGATCGGAAAGAACGACTTGAAGTATATGATTTACTTAGCTTACATGATAACGGAAAAACATGGGCGGATACATTATTGAAGGCGATGGGAGTAGAAGATAATGAAATAATCGTTCGAGGATTTTATCAATCTTTACTGTCTATTAATCCGGTGCATATTCAAAGGTTATTTGCTGAATTAGTTGATTATGATCAAAGACCGTTTCTTTCAAATATTTCATGTCCTGCTTTAATTATAAGAGGGGAAAATGATGATTTTGTCCCAGAAAAATATGTAAGAGAGTTTGAAAAACATTTAAAAAATACAACTTTCATTGAGTTTGAAAATAGCGGGCACTTGCCTTATTTAGAACAGCCGACTAGCTTTAATATGACGGTAGAAACATTTTTAAATCATGCGCTTAATTAA
- a CDS encoding CidA/LrgA family holin-like protein gives MKYVTLLLQVGVLYVFSLAGTWIQGVFHLSMPGSLIGMLMLFLLLSTRILPLKWLEVGAEKLIVFLPLFLIPSTTGLMEYGSFLLSKGSVIFLLVVASTIVTLIVSGYVSQLLVTSKK, from the coding sequence ATGAAGTACGTGACGCTGCTACTTCAAGTAGGTGTGCTATATGTATTTAGCTTAGCTGGTACTTGGATTCAGGGAGTATTCCACCTATCGATGCCAGGAAGTTTAATTGGGATGTTAATGCTGTTCTTACTCCTTTCTACTCGTATTTTGCCATTAAAGTGGTTGGAGGTAGGTGCGGAAAAATTAATAGTATTTTTACCGTTATTTCTAATCCCTTCGACAACAGGGTTAATGGAATACGGATCTTTTCTTTTAAGTAAGGGGAGTGTTATATTCCTTTTAGTTGTTGCAAGTACGATAGTAACATTGATTGTTTCAGGGTATGTAAGTCAATTGTTAGTAACATCAAAAAAATAA
- a CDS encoding UDP-N-acetylglucosamine 4,6-dehydratase family protein — protein MLNKIILITGGTGSWGHELIKQLLEKSPKEIRVFSRNETVQFEMQQQFINEDRLKFIIGDIRDKDQLVYACQDVHYVFHLAALKHVPVCEYYPYEAIKTNIHGTQNVIEASIQMQVEKVIYVSTDKAADPSNTYGMTKAIGEKLMVHANVQTKKTKFICVRGGNVLGTSGSVVPLFKKQIKKSSQVGITDENMTRFFLTIEDAVGLLFKAASEGRGGEIFVMKMPACKITDLAKVLIEDSKKENVKIKEVGIRPGEKLSEMLLSEVESKTSISFDQNYFVVLPTIPIEGLQEYYASYPLVDVKSFSSQQDLLAKYEVKQMLEKGGFLL, from the coding sequence ATGCTTAATAAAATAATTTTAATTACTGGTGGTACAGGTTCGTGGGGGCATGAACTTATAAAACAACTATTAGAAAAATCACCGAAAGAAATTAGAGTTTTTTCAAGAAACGAAACAGTTCAATTTGAAATGCAGCAGCAATTTATAAATGAAGATAGATTGAAATTTATTATTGGAGATATTCGTGATAAAGACCAACTCGTATATGCTTGCCAAGATGTACATTATGTATTCCACCTTGCAGCTTTAAAACACGTTCCAGTATGTGAGTATTATCCTTATGAAGCTATAAAAACAAATATACATGGTACGCAAAATGTAATTGAAGCATCTATCCAGATGCAAGTTGAGAAAGTTATATATGTTTCAACGGATAAAGCAGCCGATCCATCAAATACGTATGGGATGACAAAAGCAATTGGTGAAAAGTTAATGGTTCATGCGAATGTGCAAACGAAGAAAACAAAATTCATTTGTGTTCGTGGTGGAAATGTTTTAGGAACGAGTGGAAGTGTGGTACCGCTTTTTAAAAAGCAAATTAAAAAGTCTTCACAGGTAGGGATTACTGATGAAAATATGACTAGATTTTTCTTAACAATTGAAGATGCTGTTGGATTGTTATTTAAAGCAGCATCTGAAGGAAGAGGAGGGGAGATCTTTGTTATGAAAATGCCAGCATGTAAAATAACGGATTTAGCAAAAGTGTTGATTGAAGATTCAAAAAAAGAAAACGTGAAGATAAAAGAGGTAGGGATAAGACCTGGTGAAAAATTAAGTGAAATGCTTTTATCTGAGGTAGAGAGTAAAACAAGTATAAGTTTTGATCAAAATTATTTTGTGGTACTACCGACTATTCCTATAGAAGGACTTCAAGAATATTATGCTAGTTATCCGCTTGTGGATGTGAAGAGTTTTAGTTCTCAACAAGACTTACTTGCAAAATATGAGGTGAAACAAATGTTAGAAAAAGGAGGGTTTTTACTATGA
- the bshB2 gene encoding bacillithiol biosynthesis deacetylase BshB2, whose amino-acid sequence MKNERHVLVVFPHPDDESYCVAGTILAYTEQEIPLTYVCLTLGEMGRAMGNPPYATRESLYAIREKELKRATNILGIEDLRMMGYRDKTLEFEEPGKLRSLIQTCIEELNPSLVISFYPGYAVHPDHDATGEAVARALANIPENKRPTFYAVAFSNNHEAEIGPPSFKNEVKEYVPKKLEALQAHASQFATKVTELKREYEDGVPETVEWLEREPFWIYPFKDKNE is encoded by the coding sequence ATAAAAAATGAGCGCCACGTTTTAGTTGTTTTCCCGCATCCAGATGATGAGTCGTATTGCGTGGCTGGCACAATTTTGGCTTATACTGAGCAGGAAATCCCTCTTACTTATGTTTGCTTAACACTTGGTGAAATGGGAAGAGCGATGGGGAATCCACCATATGCAACACGTGAATCTTTATATGCTATTAGAGAGAAAGAGTTAAAGCGAGCTACAAATATTTTAGGGATTGAAGATTTACGTATGATGGGATATCGTGATAAAACTCTAGAATTTGAAGAACCCGGAAAATTAAGAAGTTTAATTCAAACGTGTATCGAAGAATTGAATCCGTCGTTAGTCATTTCTTTTTATCCAGGATATGCAGTGCATCCAGATCATGATGCAACAGGAGAAGCAGTAGCCAGGGCGTTAGCTAATATTCCAGAAAATAAGAGGCCAACATTTTATGCGGTAGCTTTTTCAAATAATCATGAAGCAGAAATAGGACCTCCAAGTTTTAAAAATGAAGTAAAAGAATATGTTCCAAAAAAGTTGGAGGCATTGCAAGCACATGCATCACAATTTGCGACTAAGGTAACGGAACTGAAAAGAGAGTATGAAGATGGTGTTCCAGAAACAGTTGAGTGGTTAGAAAGAGAGCCGTTTTGGATATATCCATTTAAAGATAAGAATGAGTGA
- a CDS encoding GntR family transcriptional regulator, with translation MSAKYKQIADVLEQNIRDGFFTETKKLPTEEALMNRFEVSRNTIRKVISQLVNRGYIFQVQGSGMFLRETSVTDYINLGSLRGLTKNLVSQNIETKVLEVEVIEANEEIAERMQCEIGTRIYFLQRLRIVDSKPFSIEVSYFKKDIIPYLNEEIALSSVYSYFIEDLRLNIGFADKVISCEKVNKENAQLLELNEGDPALLIENTVYLVNGTIFELSQSMFHYEKTKLLNRINFK, from the coding sequence ATGAGTGCAAAGTATAAACAAATTGCAGATGTGTTAGAGCAAAACATTCGAGATGGGTTTTTTACTGAAACAAAAAAACTACCTACAGAAGAAGCATTGATGAATCGATTTGAAGTAAGCCGTAATACGATACGTAAAGTAATTAGTCAGCTTGTTAATAGAGGTTATATTTTTCAAGTACAAGGTAGTGGGATGTTTTTACGCGAAACTTCTGTAACAGATTACATTAATTTAGGTAGTTTACGCGGATTAACGAAAAACCTCGTTTCGCAAAATATTGAAACGAAAGTGTTAGAGGTTGAAGTAATAGAGGCGAATGAAGAGATAGCAGAACGGATGCAATGCGAGATTGGAACTAGGATATATTTTTTGCAGCGCTTAAGAATTGTAGACAGTAAACCATTCTCTATTGAAGTAAGTTATTTCAAAAAAGATATCATCCCATATTTGAATGAAGAGATAGCATTAAGCTCTGTATACAGCTATTTCATTGAAGATTTACGATTAAATATTGGTTTTGCCGATAAAGTTATTAGTTGTGAAAAAGTAAATAAAGAAAATGCACAGCTTTTAGAACTAAATGAAGGTGATCCGGCGCTTCTTATTGAAAATACAGTTTATCTTGTTAATGGAACAATTTTCGAGTTATCTCAATCGATGTTTCATTATGAAAAGACCAAACTCCTGAATCGGATTAATTTTAAGTGA
- a CDS encoding NAD-dependent epimerase/dehydratase family protein — MKKNASLLITGANGFTGRHACQYFLDKGFHVIPMFQNRSHREKCRNGITCNLTNKSEVMKVIKQIKPDYVLHLAGRNSVIESWTAALEYMEINVIGTLYLLEAIKQEAPHCRTLVIGSALQADSMNNIKVSNPYSLSKTMQVIVAEAWGGLMNSNIIIAKPSNLIGPGVSNGICSILAKKMIDIESGKSEPIIEVNSLKDSRDFLDVRDAVKAYHMLLRDGINGKEYNIGSGVKRSLLDVLEQYKGLTQQNFTIKETENFEDDSNKSLVLEDIKKLGWVPKIQFHQSLKDVLEYAKRSDICMQ; from the coding sequence ATGAAAAAAAATGCGAGCCTTTTAATAACTGGTGCAAATGGTTTCACAGGGCGCCATGCTTGCCAATATTTTTTAGACAAGGGCTTTCATGTAATTCCTATGTTTCAGAATCGTTCACATAGAGAAAAATGCAGAAATGGAATTACTTGTAATTTAACTAATAAGAGCGAAGTAATGAAGGTAATTAAACAAATAAAGCCAGACTATGTATTGCATTTAGCAGGAAGGAATTCGGTCATAGAGTCTTGGACAGCTGCTCTTGAATACATGGAGATTAATGTAATAGGGACGTTATATTTATTAGAAGCAATTAAGCAAGAAGCACCACATTGTAGAACATTAGTTATAGGATCTGCATTGCAAGCAGATAGTATGAACAACATAAAAGTTTCAAATCCATATAGTTTAAGTAAAACTATGCAAGTAATCGTCGCAGAGGCTTGGGGTGGATTAATGAATTCAAATATTATCATTGCAAAGCCCTCGAACTTAATTGGTCCAGGAGTATCGAATGGTATTTGTTCTATTCTTGCAAAAAAAATGATAGATATAGAGTCGGGTAAAAGTGAACCAATTATTGAAGTAAACAGTTTGAAAGATAGTAGGGACTTTCTAGATGTACGTGATGCAGTTAAAGCGTATCATATGTTATTGCGTGATGGTATAAATGGAAAAGAATATAATATTGGGTCAGGAGTAAAACGATCTTTATTAGATGTATTAGAACAATATAAAGGATTAACACAGCAGAACTTTACTATAAAAGAAACAGAGAATTTTGAGGATGACTCAAATAAAAGTTTAGTGTTAGAGGATATAAAAAAATTAGGTTGGGTCCCAAAAATCCAATTTCATCAATCATTAAAAGATGTACTTGAGTATGCGAAGCGCAGTGACATCTGCATGCAATGA
- a CDS encoding undecaprenyldiphospho-muramoylpentapeptide beta-N-acetylglucosaminyltransferase produces the protein MSKTILFTGGGTAGHVMINIVLIPKFIEKGWRVEYIGSQNGIEKLLVRNVKYNSISTGKLRRYWDWENFKDPFKIIQGCLQSYKLIKKMKPDVIFSAGGFVSVPVVIGAWLNRVPIIIREPDSTLGLANKIALPFSKKLCTTFPQTGGNVSTEKKVYVGPIVREEIERGNVLRGRSYCKFQQDKPVLLIMGGSQGAKWINDMVRKSLDTLILNFNIVHMCGKGKVDSAIGMEGYMQFEYIGEELPHILNMASVVVSRAGSTAISELLFLKKPMLLIPLTNGSSRGDQVLNADHFSRQGYAEVLLQDRVNTSTFTHAVNQLYANKERYVQNMNGYKKTNDEGIHQLIDLINEVVK, from the coding sequence ATGAGCAAAACGATTCTTTTTACTGGGGGCGGTACAGCCGGACACGTTATGATTAACATTGTATTGATTCCTAAATTTATAGAAAAGGGATGGAGAGTCGAGTATATTGGATCTCAAAATGGAATTGAAAAATTATTAGTTCGAAATGTTAAGTATAATAGTATTTCAACCGGGAAGCTTAGGAGATATTGGGATTGGGAGAACTTTAAAGATCCTTTCAAAATTATACAAGGTTGTTTACAAAGTTATAAATTAATTAAGAAAATGAAGCCTGACGTTATCTTTTCTGCAGGAGGATTTGTTTCAGTTCCTGTAGTTATAGGGGCATGGTTAAATCGTGTACCTATAATAATACGTGAACCAGATAGTACGTTAGGGTTGGCAAATAAAATAGCATTACCTTTTTCTAAAAAACTATGTACAACATTTCCACAAACAGGGGGTAATGTAAGTACTGAGAAGAAGGTTTATGTAGGGCCAATTGTAAGGGAAGAAATTGAGAGAGGTAACGTATTACGAGGAAGAAGCTATTGTAAATTTCAGCAAGATAAACCGGTATTGTTAATAATGGGTGGGAGTCAAGGTGCTAAGTGGATAAATGATATGGTAAGGAAAAGTTTAGATACATTAATATTAAATTTTAATATTGTTCATATGTGTGGTAAAGGGAAGGTGGACTCAGCTATTGGAATGGAAGGTTATATGCAATTTGAATATATAGGGGAAGAGTTACCGCATATACTGAATATGGCAAGTGTTGTAGTTTCCAGAGCGGGTTCTACTGCTATTTCTGAATTGTTATTTTTGAAGAAACCGATGTTGCTTATTCCTTTAACTAATGGTTCCAGTAGAGGGGATCAAGTTTTAAATGCTGACCATTTTTCTAGGCAAGGATATGCGGAAGTTTTACTTCAAGATAGAGTAAACACTAGTACATTTACACATGCAGTAAATCAGCTATATGCAAATAAGGAGAGATATGTTCAAAACATGAATGGATATAAGAAAACAAATGATGAGGGAATTCATCAATTAATAGATTTAATAAATGAAGTGGTGAAATAA
- a CDS encoding LrgB family protein: MVLIIITVVIYLFATKLYKKYTFPFTLPVLTVTAIMICLFLIFGISHHEYKENGGDILSGFLSPAIVALAIPLFKERKILMKNFLSILIGVVIGIVALTSMNVVIGGILNIDKELILTTLPQLATMPIAISLADQIGGIPSMTSSFVVVAGITGAIIGPTVLKFFHITSTIGKGVGMGCASHIIGVSRLVKEGEKEATIGSVTMIVTGILISILIPYGTKIIF, from the coding sequence ATGGTCTTAATTATTATTACTGTAGTAATATATTTATTTGCGACAAAGCTGTATAAAAAATATACGTTTCCATTTACGTTACCGGTATTAACAGTTACAGCAATTATGATTTGTTTATTCCTTATTTTTGGAATCTCTCATCATGAGTATAAGGAAAATGGAGGAGACATTCTTTCAGGCTTCTTGAGCCCTGCAATTGTAGCGTTAGCCATACCTCTATTTAAAGAGAGAAAGATACTTATGAAAAACTTTTTATCGATACTGATCGGCGTAGTGATAGGTATAGTGGCTTTAACGAGTATGAATGTAGTGATTGGTGGAATTTTAAATATAGATAAGGAACTTATACTAACAACTCTACCGCAATTAGCGACGATGCCTATTGCCATTTCATTAGCGGATCAAATTGGTGGTATTCCTTCTATGACTTCTAGTTTTGTAGTTGTTGCAGGAATAACAGGTGCTATTATCGGACCAACAGTACTTAAGTTTTTCCATATAACAAGTACGATTGGAAAAGGAGTTGGAATGGGCTGCGCCTCACATATTATCGGTGTGAGTCGTCTAGTGAAGGAAGGCGAGAAAGAAGCGACTATCGGTTCGGTAACGATGATTGTAACCGGAATACTCATTAGTATATTAATACCGTATGGAACGAAAATTATATTTTAA
- a CDS encoding PLP-dependent aminotransferase family protein, producing the protein MEWKPNRADKTPVYKQIADYIERGISSGEFPSDSKLPSERMLAKEFQVNRSTIVAAYEELKSLGVVERQKGSGTRVNTDIWGVSHKRIPNWGRYVEDGSFLPNVPLVQQIRTETQKDDLINLASGELSPELIPSDKFRTILSENTFMENLGYDHPLGNEMLRKTIAAHVEQYKQIEADSSSILITSGAQQALNLIVQCLLKPGDAIAIEDPSYCFSLPMFKSAGLKIFHLPVDQYGMNPDDLIDLHKKHRIRMVFLNPDYQNPTGTVLSLARRKKILELSSEFGIPIVEDDPYSLTSFNGEVNPTLKSMDQNGNVLYVSSLSKIVASGLRIGWVIGPTGVIERLADAKQQVDFGHSVFTQWVANQFLESEDFHAHITMLRGQLKQRRDELIRKLEELLGDRVEFFVPEGGIHLWCKVQGKFDEYHLLGESIRNGVAFVPGSVLGSKSEYIRFTFGRVDVEQISLGIMRFADTLNEI; encoded by the coding sequence ATGGAATGGAAACCAAATCGTGCAGATAAGACACCTGTATATAAACAAATTGCTGATTATATTGAAAGGGGTATTTCTTCAGGTGAATTTCCTTCTGATAGTAAGTTACCTTCTGAGCGTATGTTGGCAAAGGAGTTTCAAGTGAACCGGAGCACAATAGTAGCTGCATATGAAGAATTAAAATCACTTGGAGTAGTAGAACGGCAAAAAGGAAGCGGAACGCGGGTAAATACAGACATATGGGGTGTGTCACATAAACGAATACCGAACTGGGGTAGGTACGTTGAGGATGGATCATTCTTACCTAATGTACCACTTGTTCAACAAATTAGAACGGAAACACAAAAAGATGATTTAATTAATTTAGCGAGTGGTGAATTGTCACCAGAATTAATTCCGAGCGATAAATTTCGAACGATTTTGTCGGAGAACACATTTATGGAAAATCTTGGTTATGACCATCCGCTTGGAAATGAAATGTTGAGAAAAACAATTGCAGCACATGTCGAGCAATATAAACAAATTGAAGCGGATTCAAGTTCTATACTCATTACATCTGGAGCACAACAGGCGCTTAATCTTATCGTTCAATGTTTATTAAAACCTGGCGATGCGATTGCGATTGAGGATCCGTCGTATTGTTTCTCACTTCCGATGTTTAAATCCGCCGGTTTAAAAATATTCCATTTACCTGTTGATCAGTACGGAATGAATCCAGATGATTTAATTGATTTGCACAAAAAGCATCGTATTCGTATGGTGTTTTTGAATCCAGATTATCAAAATCCAACTGGCACTGTGCTTTCATTAGCGAGACGTAAAAAGATTTTAGAGCTGTCTTCTGAATTCGGTATACCGATTGTAGAAGATGACCCATACAGTTTAACTTCTTTTAATGGAGAAGTGAATCCAACATTAAAATCAATGGATCAAAATGGAAATGTCCTTTATGTAAGTTCATTATCAAAAATTGTTGCATCAGGATTACGTATTGGCTGGGTAATTGGTCCTACGGGCGTAATAGAGCGTTTAGCAGATGCGAAGCAGCAAGTTGATTTTGGTCATAGTGTATTTACTCAGTGGGTAGCAAATCAATTTTTAGAATCAGAGGATTTTCATGCGCATATTACAATGCTTCGTGGACAATTGAAACAAAGAAGAGATGAGTTAATTAGAAAACTTGAAGAATTATTAGGGGATCGAGTTGAATTTTTCGTTCCGGAGGGCGGAATACATTTATGGTGCAAAGTGCAAGGAAAGTTTGATGAATATCATTTATTAGGTGAATCTATACGAAATGGTGTAGCATTCGTTCCGGGAAGTGTTTTAGGTTCTAAAAGTGAATATATTCGTTTTACTTTTGGACGAGTGGATGTAGAACAAATTTCACTTGGAATTATGAGATTTGCGGACACTTTAAATGAAATTTAA
- a CDS encoding YfmQ family protein: protein MTTWFIVTLFIFGSLKVLVSSMPTSVVESIISRFELHQKLEEENTSISIDGKNIEGEMKLQVINEFNEALFLDKHYFPPQGEGTPIVIDTKKGNKEIRFSLYSYEEHVDVIKQYKKKVVAYRLRSKSLQTPTSLAITEEYA, encoded by the coding sequence GTGACAACGTGGTTTATAGTTACATTATTTATTTTTGGTTCTCTTAAAGTACTAGTTTCTAGTATGCCAACTTCTGTTGTAGAATCTATTATTAGTAGATTTGAATTACATCAAAAACTTGAGGAGGAGAATACCTCTATATCGATAGATGGAAAAAATATAGAGGGAGAAATGAAACTACAAGTTATTAACGAATTTAATGAGGCCTTATTTTTGGATAAACATTATTTCCCACCTCAAGGAGAAGGAACACCAATAGTCATTGATACGAAAAAAGGGAATAAAGAGATTAGATTTTCTCTATATAGCTATGAGGAACATGTTGATGTAATAAAGCAATATAAGAAGAAAGTCGTTGCCTATCGTTTACGCTCTAAGAGTCTGCAAACCCCTACATCATTAGCCATAACTGAAGAGTATGCTTAA